In the Arthrobacter sp. 31Y genome, one interval contains:
- a CDS encoding Cof-type HAD-IIB family hydrolase: MTILTDTPVAGIDDQPNNNNKLMIALDVDGTLVDHDGHMSPAVRSAAQAVVAEGHDVMIATGRSLNATLPIIQQIGLERGYAVCCNGGVTLRLDPSLEKGYQIIHKATFDPAPALKALRERLPNAKYALEDEDGNFLSTERFQDASFGVESIGVDFQTMLDATAVRVVVFSSENTSDEFNEAIRHIGLSGVTYSVGWTAWLDIAAEGVTKASALEVLRHKLGTDQANTVAVGDGRNDIEMLTWAGRGIAMGQAPDEVIAVADEVTASVLDDGAAQVLRNLL; encoded by the coding sequence ATGACTATTTTGACTGATACTCCAGTTGCTGGCATCGATGACCAGCCAAATAACAACAACAAGCTCATGATCGCCTTGGACGTCGACGGCACACTTGTGGACCACGACGGCCACATGTCCCCGGCTGTTCGCTCCGCTGCGCAAGCGGTGGTTGCCGAAGGTCACGACGTCATGATTGCCACGGGTCGCTCGCTTAACGCGACCCTTCCCATCATCCAGCAGATCGGTCTCGAACGAGGCTACGCTGTGTGCTGCAACGGCGGCGTGACCCTTCGCCTGGATCCCTCGTTGGAGAAGGGTTACCAGATCATCCACAAGGCAACTTTCGATCCTGCGCCTGCTCTGAAGGCCCTGCGCGAACGGCTGCCCAACGCAAAGTACGCGCTGGAAGATGAGGACGGGAATTTCCTCTCCACGGAGCGTTTTCAGGACGCCAGTTTCGGAGTGGAGTCCATCGGCGTCGACTTCCAAACCATGTTGGATGCCACGGCAGTCCGCGTAGTGGTCTTCAGCAGTGAGAATACTTCGGACGAGTTCAACGAGGCTATCAGGCACATCGGACTTTCCGGCGTGACGTACTCGGTGGGGTGGACTGCTTGGCTGGACATCGCAGCCGAGGGCGTCACCAAGGCAAGCGCATTGGAGGTCCTGCGCCACAAGCTCGGAACGGACCAGGCCAACACGGTTGCCGTTGGCGATGGCCGCAACGACATCGAGATGCTCACCTGGGCTGGCCGGGGCATTGCCATGGGCCAGGCTCCCGATGAAGTGATCGCCGTTGCGGATGAGGTCACCG